The Astyanax mexicanus isolate ESR-SI-001 chromosome 20, AstMex3_surface, whole genome shotgun sequence genome contains a region encoding:
- the and3 gene encoding actinodin3 isoform X1, whose amino-acid sequence MKVSKMSLSMPVALSCILMLPTLLQAVSLTKLPDKAEVSGSSGNAVSIDAAQAHNFLTHSRPRREADPKWYRKDPDFQSYYRYYSSIGHMEGLYEVDKIRILYQQMRHLENTYGPDASKYQTILGLHLPKNTPPPPTTKPTPPPTTPPPALPPLSQSDVTYLCNPKDPLCKPRIVYLPTGAVPVLCDPRYNPACKLTAAKEPPPAPAEPAAPAPPPAKKSNVPPAPPPLVFKEMEYDCDPYWDPDCLIDNPPRPVKVKGPVLAMPPKTPAAQKEGKVEEEEEEEEASKEESKGTAVGPNLYYDPYDYRRDLYDPYHYANPPANPQ is encoded by the exons ATGAAG GTATCAAAAATGAGCTTGTCCATGCCTGTTGCCTTATCCTGCATCTTAATGCTGCCAA CTCTTCTGCAGGCAGTATCTCTCACAAAGCTCCCCGATAAAG CTGAAGTATCTGGTTCATCTGGAAACGCAGTAAGCATTGATGCTGCCCAAGCCCACAACTTCCTTACCCACTCACGGCCCCGGCGCGAGGCTGACCCCAAATGGTACCGAAAAGACCCTGACTTCCAGTCTTACTACCGTTACTACAGCAGCATTGGGCACATGGAGGGG CTGTACGAGGTTGACAAAATCAGAATTCTCTACCAGCAAATGCGCCACCTAGAGAACACCTACGGTCCAGATGCCTCCAAATACCAGACCATTCTTGGGCTGCATCTTCCAAAAAACACGCCCCCACCCCCAACAACCAAGCCCACACCACCACCCACCACCCCACCCCCAGCCCTGCCACCACTCTCACAGTCTGATGTCACCTACCTTTGCAACCCCAAAGACCCACTCTGTAAGCCTAGAATAGTGTACCTGCCCACAGGGGCCGTCCCTGTTCTCTGTGATCCACGGTACAACCCAGCATGTAAACTAACTGCAGCTAAAGAGCCCCCTCCTGCCCCTGCGGAGCCAGCTGCCCCTGCACCCCCACCTGCTAAAAAGTCTAATGTCCCCCCAGCCCCACCTCCACTCGTGTTTAAAGAAATGGAGTATGACTGTGATCCCTACTGGGATCCAGACTGCTTAATTGACAACCCACCAAGGCCTGTAAAAGTTAAAGGCCCTGTGTTAGCAATGCCCCCGAAAACACCGGCTGCTCAGAAGGAGGGAAAagtggaggaagaagaagaggaagaagaggccAGTAAAGAGGAAAGTAAGGGCACCGCGGTGGGGCCCAATCTGTACTACGATCCCTATGATTACCGAAGAGATCTCTACGATCCATACCATTACGCTAATCCACCGGCAAATCCCCAGTAG
- the and3 gene encoding actinodin3 isoform X2, which translates to MSLSMPVALSCILMLPTLLQAVSLTKLPDKAEVSGSSGNAVSIDAAQAHNFLTHSRPRREADPKWYRKDPDFQSYYRYYSSIGHMEGLYEVDKIRILYQQMRHLENTYGPDASKYQTILGLHLPKNTPPPPTTKPTPPPTTPPPALPPLSQSDVTYLCNPKDPLCKPRIVYLPTGAVPVLCDPRYNPACKLTAAKEPPPAPAEPAAPAPPPAKKSNVPPAPPPLVFKEMEYDCDPYWDPDCLIDNPPRPVKVKGPVLAMPPKTPAAQKEGKVEEEEEEEEASKEESKGTAVGPNLYYDPYDYRRDLYDPYHYANPPANPQ; encoded by the exons ATGAGCTTGTCCATGCCTGTTGCCTTATCCTGCATCTTAATGCTGCCAA CTCTTCTGCAGGCAGTATCTCTCACAAAGCTCCCCGATAAAG CTGAAGTATCTGGTTCATCTGGAAACGCAGTAAGCATTGATGCTGCCCAAGCCCACAACTTCCTTACCCACTCACGGCCCCGGCGCGAGGCTGACCCCAAATGGTACCGAAAAGACCCTGACTTCCAGTCTTACTACCGTTACTACAGCAGCATTGGGCACATGGAGGGG CTGTACGAGGTTGACAAAATCAGAATTCTCTACCAGCAAATGCGCCACCTAGAGAACACCTACGGTCCAGATGCCTCCAAATACCAGACCATTCTTGGGCTGCATCTTCCAAAAAACACGCCCCCACCCCCAACAACCAAGCCCACACCACCACCCACCACCCCACCCCCAGCCCTGCCACCACTCTCACAGTCTGATGTCACCTACCTTTGCAACCCCAAAGACCCACTCTGTAAGCCTAGAATAGTGTACCTGCCCACAGGGGCCGTCCCTGTTCTCTGTGATCCACGGTACAACCCAGCATGTAAACTAACTGCAGCTAAAGAGCCCCCTCCTGCCCCTGCGGAGCCAGCTGCCCCTGCACCCCCACCTGCTAAAAAGTCTAATGTCCCCCCAGCCCCACCTCCACTCGTGTTTAAAGAAATGGAGTATGACTGTGATCCCTACTGGGATCCAGACTGCTTAATTGACAACCCACCAAGGCCTGTAAAAGTTAAAGGCCCTGTGTTAGCAATGCCCCCGAAAACACCGGCTGCTCAGAAGGAGGGAAAagtggaggaagaagaagaggaagaagaggccAGTAAAGAGGAAAGTAAGGGCACCGCGGTGGGGCCCAATCTGTACTACGATCCCTATGATTACCGAAGAGATCTCTACGATCCATACCATTACGCTAATCCACCGGCAAATCCCCAGTAG